Proteins encoded together in one Bacteroides zoogleoformans window:
- a CDS encoding SusC/RagA family TonB-linked outer membrane protein → MKQVNLRICRTILPLFLGLFLSIGVYAQNITVKGHVKDAAGMEVIGANVVEKGNTSNGTITDLDGNFTLNVRKGATLVVSFIGYKSQEVAAAPSVVVTLQDDAELLNEVVVIGYGRAKKNDLTGSVTAIKPDEMNKGLQVSAQDMITGKIAGVNVQSNGGEPGGGASIRIRGGSSLNASNDPLIVIDGLAMDNYGMQGMSNPLNLVNPNDIESFTVLKDASATAIYGSRASNGVIIITTKKGRKNMKPAVAYNGSVSMSVVANKLDVLKAGEFMDFIKRKSGLDGADWENSEYYKMMGYWSAYNADGTPAAGAQKLFADTDWQDEIYRTAISTDHNLTLTGAYKNLPYRVSLGYTNQQGILRTSDFERFTASVSLNPTFFQEHLTVNFNAKGMYSKTTYANTGAIGAASEMDPTKPVYINSEFFNKNFGGYFQYSSPVDRGDDEWKYSIHSLAARNPMSLLNTVSDKGKGKELTGNLELDYKIHGLEDLHLHMNAGMDLKSGKSDKFYSRYNYDNYYYGNQGWNTQDTYNLSLNMYAQYIKDFGKNHHFDAMGGYEWQHFHKKTDYYYYGTYPNTNKEHPGEIKDPSENTLYKTENYLVSFFGRLNYSLLDRYLLTVTLRNDGSSRFHKDGRWGLFPSVAAAWKIKEESFLRDSKTISDLKLRLGWGKTGQQEGIGDYTYFASYTTNGLGAYYPILGKGVTYRPDAYNAALTWEKTTTYNAGIDLNLLNDRFTASVDYYYRKTTDLINTVAVAAGSNFKNKVTSNIGELHNQGVEFSFTYRPVQTKDWRWELGYNITYNNNEIDKLLAGNDSNYKILHGGLAVGDSGSDGIKAWAVGRPVSAFYTYQQVYDKNGQPIEGLFVDRNGDGTINSADRYFYKKADADVMMGMTSKLLYKNWDFSFSLRASLGNYAYNGVEAGRSNISVERLFNGNTWHNVTDMTIPKNWNYISTESALSDYFIQNASFLKCDNITLGYSFDKLFGMKISGRTYLTAQNVFTISKYKGIDPEINGGYDGNIYPRPFTGVFGVSLNF, encoded by the coding sequence ATGAAGCAAGTTAATCTTAGAATCTGTCGAACGATTCTTCCCCTATTTTTAGGGCTATTCTTGTCTATTGGCGTTTATGCGCAGAACATCACCGTGAAAGGGCATGTGAAAGATGCCGCGGGTATGGAGGTGATTGGCGCAAATGTCGTGGAAAAAGGTAATACCTCGAATGGTACAATCACCGACCTTGATGGTAATTTCACGTTGAACGTGCGTAAGGGAGCTACGTTGGTAGTATCTTTTATCGGCTATAAATCGCAGGAAGTGGCTGCCGCTCCTTCTGTGGTGGTGACTTTGCAGGATGACGCGGAGTTGCTGAACGAAGTGGTGGTTATTGGCTACGGTCGTGCCAAAAAGAACGACTTGACCGGTTCGGTGACAGCTATTAAACCCGATGAGATGAACAAGGGTCTTCAAGTAAGCGCACAAGACATGATTACGGGAAAAATTGCCGGCGTCAACGTGCAAAGCAATGGTGGTGAACCGGGCGGTGGCGCATCGATTCGTATTCGTGGCGGGTCATCATTGAATGCCAGCAACGATCCGTTGATTGTCATCGATGGGCTGGCCATGGATAATTACGGAATGCAGGGGATGTCCAACCCCTTGAACCTTGTGAATCCTAATGATATTGAAAGTTTCACTGTGCTGAAAGACGCTTCGGCCACCGCCATTTATGGTAGCCGTGCCTCCAATGGTGTGATTATTATCACAACCAAGAAAGGACGCAAAAACATGAAACCGGCCGTCGCATATAACGGAAGTGTTTCGATGAGTGTTGTAGCTAATAAGCTGGATGTCTTGAAAGCAGGCGAGTTCATGGATTTCATTAAAAGAAAGAGTGGCCTGGATGGTGCCGATTGGGAAAACAGCGAGTATTATAAAATGATGGGTTACTGGAGCGCTTATAATGCCGACGGCACGCCTGCCGCAGGAGCACAGAAGCTTTTTGCCGACACCGATTGGCAAGATGAGATCTATCGCACGGCGATTTCTACCGACCATAATCTTACCCTGACGGGCGCTTATAAGAACCTGCCTTATCGTGTTTCTTTAGGCTATACCAATCAGCAGGGTATTCTCCGCACTTCCGACTTTGAACGTTTCACGGCCAGCGTAAGCTTGAATCCAACTTTCTTTCAAGAACATCTGACAGTGAACTTCAACGCTAAGGGCATGTACTCCAAAACAACTTATGCCAACACCGGAGCCATCGGCGCTGCCAGCGAAATGGATCCCACCAAACCCGTATATATCAATAGCGAGTTTTTCAATAAGAATTTTGGTGGATATTTCCAATACAGCTCGCCTGTGGACCGCGGCGATGATGAATGGAAATACTCCATCCACTCTTTGGCCGCCAGAAACCCGATGTCTTTGCTGAACACGGTTTCTGATAAGGGCAAGGGGAAAGAATTGACCGGAAACTTAGAACTCGATTATAAGATTCACGGCCTTGAAGACCTCCATCTGCACATGAATGCCGGTATGGACTTGAAGAGTGGTAAAAGCGATAAATTCTACAGCCGCTATAACTATGACAACTATTATTACGGGAATCAGGGGTGGAATACGCAAGACACCTACAACCTGTCGCTGAACATGTATGCTCAATACATCAAAGATTTTGGTAAAAATCATCATTTCGATGCAATGGGCGGCTATGAGTGGCAACACTTCCACAAGAAAACGGACTACTATTATTATGGAACTTATCCTAACACGAACAAAGAACATCCGGGCGAGATTAAAGATCCGTCAGAAAATACGTTGTATAAGACAGAGAATTATCTGGTATCTTTCTTCGGCCGTTTGAATTATTCTTTGTTGGACCGTTATTTGTTGACTGTGACATTGCGTAACGATGGTTCTTCACGTTTCCATAAGGATGGCCGTTGGGGACTTTTCCCGTCAGTGGCTGCCGCATGGAAAATCAAAGAAGAGTCTTTCCTGCGTGATTCTAAAACAATATCCGACTTGAAACTTCGCCTCGGTTGGGGTAAAACCGGCCAGCAGGAAGGTATTGGCGACTATACTTATTTCGCTTCGTACACAACAAACGGACTGGGCGCATACTATCCCATTTTGGGCAAGGGTGTGACATATCGTCCCGATGCTTACAATGCTGCACTGACGTGGGAGAAGACTACGACTTACAATGCCGGTATCGACTTGAATCTTCTCAACGACCGCTTCACGGCCAGCGTTGATTATTACTATCGTAAGACCACCGACCTCATCAACACCGTGGCTGTAGCTGCCGGCTCGAACTTCAAGAATAAGGTGACGAGCAATATCGGAGAGTTGCATAATCAGGGAGTGGAATTCTCGTTCACATATCGTCCTGTCCAGACTAAAGACTGGCGTTGGGAACTTGGTTACAACATCACTTATAACAATAACGAAATAGACAAGTTGCTGGCCGGTAATGATTCCAATTACAAAATCCTGCATGGCGGACTTGCAGTGGGCGACTCCGGTTCGGATGGTATCAAGGCTTGGGCCGTGGGCAGACCGGTATCTGCTTTCTATACTTATCAGCAGGTGTATGACAAGAACGGGCAACCTATCGAAGGACTGTTTGTGGATAGAAACGGTGATGGAACCATCAACTCGGCCGACCGTTACTTCTACAAGAAAGCCGATGCCGATGTGATGATGGGTATGACCTCCAAACTGCTTTACAAAAATTGGGACTTCAGCTTCTCACTTCGCGCAAGCCTCGGCAATTATGCCTATAACGGAGTGGAAGCCGGTCGGTCGAATATCTCCGTGGAACGTTTGTTCAATGGTAATACATGGCACAACGTCACTGACATGACCATACCGAAGAATTGGAACTATATCTCTACCGAGAGTGCTTTGTCGGATTATTTCATTCAGAACGCTTCGTTCTTGAAGTGCGACAACATCACTTTGGGATACAGCTTTGACAAACTGTTCGGGATGAAAATCAGCGGACGTACTTATCTTACCGCTCAAAACGTATTTACCATTTCCAAGTATAAAGGGATTGATCCGGAAATCAATGGAGGTTATGATGGCAACATTTATCCTCGTCCGTTCACCGGAGTATTTGGGGTAAGTCTTAATTTCTAA
- a CDS encoding RagB/SusD family nutrient uptake outer membrane protein has translation MKTRILKSMIPAAALALALNFSSCVGDLDVTPINPQQTMEFDNDAVFNKIYASFSLTGQSGPNGNGDIDDVDEGRSGMFRSQWYLNEFTADEAHWVWATDAGIPELLHNSWGESCVFSAALYYRLYFTITLCNFYLSQDGNAADQELRNAEVRFIRAYNYALVMDLYGNAAFTEKVSAEKAAGYTRGQFFEYVEKELKECADLMAEPGKNTYGRADRVAAWNLLARIYLNAEVYTGTSRWDDAMTYAEKVINNGYYKLNKTGATNSVTGEKYTAYQMLFLADNNRNGAQYENLLVGLTDGEATKSYEGTNFLIQASYSNKVSTDVYAPSGANNSWGKCIRLRKQLIDKFFANKPADAATLQEMTAAAGDDRALFFNKGMDISVTDEGTDENLGYSSVKFRNVNSDGSSNAVIEFVNTDLPVMRIAEAYLTYAEAAIRKNGATSNSAAKAKLDELRARANAVAKGTYTLDDVCDEWSREFWLEGRRRIDLIRFGKFAGQSAYKWEWMGGVYEGNQFPSHMNVFPLPVNEISNNTNLKQNPNY, from the coding sequence ATGAAAACAAGAATATTGAAATCAATGATACCTGCCGCCGCGCTTGCGCTGGCATTGAACTTCTCCTCTTGTGTGGGCGATCTGGATGTTACGCCGATCAATCCGCAGCAGACGATGGAGTTTGACAATGATGCGGTTTTCAACAAAATTTATGCAAGCTTCAGCCTGACAGGGCAGTCGGGTCCTAACGGCAACGGTGATATAGATGATGTGGATGAAGGACGTTCGGGTATGTTTCGTTCGCAGTGGTATCTCAATGAGTTTACGGCCGATGAGGCTCACTGGGTATGGGCAACCGATGCCGGAATTCCGGAACTGCTCCATAATTCTTGGGGAGAAAGCTGTGTGTTCTCGGCTGCTCTTTACTATCGTCTTTATTTTACGATAACGCTTTGCAACTTCTATTTGAGTCAGGATGGCAATGCGGCCGACCAAGAGTTGCGCAATGCCGAGGTACGTTTCATCCGCGCCTATAATTATGCACTTGTAATGGACTTGTATGGAAATGCCGCTTTTACCGAAAAAGTATCTGCCGAAAAAGCTGCGGGCTACACAAGAGGACAATTTTTTGAATATGTAGAGAAAGAATTGAAAGAATGCGCGGATTTGATGGCGGAACCGGGAAAAAACACTTATGGGCGGGCCGACCGCGTGGCTGCATGGAACCTTTTGGCGCGTATTTATCTGAATGCGGAAGTGTATACAGGAACATCTCGCTGGGATGATGCCATGACTTATGCAGAAAAAGTCATCAATAATGGTTATTACAAACTGAACAAAACAGGCGCAACGAATTCGGTGACCGGTGAAAAGTATACCGCTTATCAGATGTTGTTTCTGGCAGATAACAATCGCAATGGCGCACAATACGAGAACCTTTTGGTGGGGCTGACCGACGGAGAGGCTACCAAGAGCTATGAAGGTACCAACTTCCTTATTCAAGCTTCTTACTCAAATAAGGTGTCAACAGATGTCTATGCTCCCTCGGGTGCCAATAACAGTTGGGGTAAATGTATTCGTTTGCGTAAGCAGTTGATTGATAAATTCTTTGCCAATAAACCCGCTGATGCGGCTACCTTGCAGGAGATGACTGCCGCGGCCGGTGATGACAGAGCCTTGTTCTTTAACAAAGGAATGGATATATCTGTTACTGATGAAGGTACGGATGAAAACTTGGGATATAGCAGTGTGAAATTCCGCAATGTTAACTCCGATGGAAGCAGTAATGCCGTTATCGAATTTGTAAATACCGACCTACCTGTGATGCGTATTGCCGAGGCATACCTGACGTATGCGGAAGCTGCAATTCGTAAGAATGGCGCCACGAGCAACAGTGCGGCTAAAGCAAAGTTGGATGAATTGCGTGCACGTGCAAACGCTGTCGCAAAGGGCACCTATACTTTGGATGATGTATGTGACGAGTGGAGCCGTGAGTTCTGGCTCGAAGGACGCCGTCGCATTGATCTTATCCGCTTCGGGAAGTTTGCCGGCCAGTCTGCCTATAAATGGGAATGGATGGGCGGTGTGTACGAGGGAAACCAATTCCCTTCGCACATGAATGTGTTCCCCTTGCCGGTGAATGAAATCTCGAACAACACGAATCTGAAACAGAATCCTAATTATTAA
- a CDS encoding SusE domain-containing protein, producing MKKYIITSLLAGVALMGLTSCEDDRDSNPTLVVPDTFVLNTPALAGNVYDLGGGASIELTCKQPEFGYTAAVSYYTQLSLNGEWKNEVDEKGEVVGLPKFVQLESYSTKAKFNVNAKDFNKALMKMGGYTEESQIPEELNVYVRLNGVLSSGQNTYSNHITLKVKPFFQALVAADPELWYLIGSCVGDGSWGSEIGVAVYPMSPVEGAKFDEVTGKGPLTYTGYFTPDLGFKIVRVPGEWADQWGGTDNDINQPRRKDDSGEGADFKVPSAGYYRINLDTYANTLTFTALDKNPAEYSQMMIAGEFTNWGDGAVKMNPVDTYAGARPHVWVYDLSLDANSVMKFLVDSSWNPNWGGDKFPFGWGVGGGANIPVAAGNYRIIFNDITGYYHFYKK from the coding sequence ATGAAAAAATATATTATAACATCTTTGTTGGCCGGTGTAGCTCTGATGGGGCTTACATCGTGCGAGGATGATAGGGATTCCAATCCTACGCTTGTAGTGCCCGATACCTTCGTGTTGAACACTCCGGCATTGGCAGGAAATGTCTATGACTTGGGTGGCGGAGCGAGCATCGAACTTACTTGCAAGCAGCCTGAATTCGGATATACGGCGGCTGTGAGCTATTATACCCAGCTTTCGTTGAACGGTGAGTGGAAAAATGAGGTGGATGAAAAAGGAGAGGTAGTGGGCTTGCCGAAATTCGTGCAGTTGGAAAGTTATAGCACAAAGGCTAAATTCAATGTCAATGCCAAAGACTTCAACAAGGCTCTCATGAAGATGGGGGGATATACGGAAGAAAGTCAAATACCCGAGGAGTTGAATGTGTATGTACGTCTCAACGGGGTGTTGAGTTCAGGACAGAATACTTATTCCAATCATATCACGCTGAAGGTGAAACCATTCTTCCAGGCATTGGTCGCTGCCGATCCTGAATTGTGGTATCTCATTGGCTCTTGTGTAGGTGACGGTTCTTGGGGATCGGAAATCGGTGTTGCCGTTTATCCGATGTCGCCGGTGGAAGGCGCCAAGTTTGATGAAGTGACAGGAAAAGGACCTCTGACTTATACCGGCTATTTTACTCCCGATCTCGGATTCAAGATTGTCCGTGTACCGGGCGAGTGGGCCGACCAATGGGGTGGGACGGACAATGATATCAATCAGCCCCGCAGGAAGGATGACAGCGGTGAAGGTGCCGATTTTAAAGTTCCTTCGGCAGGTTACTATAGAATAAACCTCGACACTTATGCCAATACGTTGACTTTTACGGCTCTTGATAAGAATCCGGCCGAATATTCGCAGATGATGATTGCCGGAGAATTTACCAATTGGGGCGATGGCGCCGTGAAGATGAATCCGGTGGATACGTATGCAGGTGCTCGTCCTCACGTGTGGGTGTATGATTTGAGCCTTGATGCGAATTCTGTGATGAAATTCCTTGTGGACAGCAGCTGGAATCCTAATTGGGGTGGCGATAAGTTCCCGTTTGGCTGGGGTGTTGGCGGCGGTGCCAATATTCCTGTGGCAGCCGGAAACTACCGAATCATCTTTAATGATATTACCGGTTATTATCATTTCTATAAAAAATAA
- a CDS encoding Outer membrane protein SusF domain-containing protein gives MKKSLLYGMMLTTVCFGSCKGDYDDWAAPQGYDAEEPKNISLAVTPTAAVNMEAVTAETVQLFTSSVNAPEGAKVTACEAILSKVDENGVAQGKTTLVADASGNVSVRELVSAVEGYYGKNPIERKLALVVSAVIDLNGQAFHVNSDKVETKVTLVKPDISEAYYLVGDMVGWTEALKMKFSHSDVNVYDDPVFTISFTTTADNQYWKIIPQKNIDGGNFFANPGVVGVKTDGDDALSGQLVNEGAGAGKIAKAGKYTMSINMLDYTYEIKPAPTELYMTGSAFDGWKKWHQLTPVHSHEGNYWTIIYCDAGDEFKFSAAAEWNGTDFGASAPMNDKAGAGLSDQGGNVKVTNAGWYLIHVLNGESRAINVYKPNVYLIGETAGEWNVADSHKFEIPTTIDGVFVSPAFAKDAELRMCVSIGGFDWWQTEFIIFNGKIEYRGSGPDQTRVSVTAGKKAYLNFSAGVGEIK, from the coding sequence ATGAAAAAATCATTACTATATGGCATGATGCTTACAACTGTCTGCTTCGGCAGTTGTAAGGGGGATTACGACGATTGGGCGGCTCCTCAGGGATATGATGCCGAAGAGCCCAAGAACATTAGTTTGGCGGTTACTCCTACGGCCGCTGTCAATATGGAAGCGGTTACCGCTGAAACCGTTCAACTGTTCACTTCCTCCGTCAATGCTCCCGAAGGGGCGAAGGTCACGGCTTGCGAGGCAATCTTAAGCAAAGTAGATGAGAATGGGGTTGCGCAAGGAAAGACAACTTTGGTGGCAGATGCTTCGGGCAATGTGTCTGTACGCGAATTGGTAAGCGCGGTGGAAGGTTATTATGGGAAGAATCCGATTGAGCGGAAACTGGCTTTGGTTGTTTCCGCTGTCATTGACCTGAACGGACAGGCTTTCCATGTGAACTCTGATAAGGTAGAAACGAAAGTGACGCTTGTGAAACCGGATATCTCGGAAGCCTATTATCTTGTCGGTGATATGGTCGGATGGACTGAAGCGTTGAAGATGAAGTTTTCTCATAGTGACGTGAACGTTTATGATGACCCGGTGTTTACCATTTCTTTTACTACTACAGCGGATAATCAGTATTGGAAGATTATTCCGCAGAAGAATATTGATGGCGGTAATTTTTTTGCCAATCCGGGTGTAGTAGGTGTAAAAACGGATGGAGATGACGCCTTGAGCGGACAACTTGTAAATGAAGGTGCAGGTGCGGGAAAGATTGCAAAAGCCGGCAAGTACACCATGAGCATTAATATGTTGGACTATACTTATGAGATAAAACCTGCACCAACCGAGCTTTATATGACGGGCAGCGCCTTTGACGGTTGGAAAAAATGGCATCAATTGACGCCCGTGCATAGCCATGAGGGCAACTATTGGACCATTATTTATTGCGATGCCGGTGATGAGTTTAAGTTTTCCGCCGCCGCCGAATGGAACGGAACAGACTTTGGCGCTTCGGCTCCTATGAATGACAAGGCCGGTGCCGGATTGTCAGATCAGGGCGGTAATGTAAAGGTGACCAACGCAGGATGGTATTTGATTCATGTGCTCAATGGCGAAAGCAGGGCCATCAATGTGTATAAGCCCAATGTTTACCTTATCGGTGAAACGGCCGGTGAGTGGAATGTAGCGGATAGTCATAAGTTTGAAATACCTACTACGATTGACGGAGTGTTTGTTTCGCCCGCATTCGCTAAAGACGCGGAGCTCCGCATGTGTGTTAGTATCGGTGGTTTTGACTGGTGGCAAACAGAGTTTATCATCTTCAATGGTAAGATTGAGTACCGAGGTAGTGGGCCTGACCAGACAAGAGTTTCTGTTACTGCCGGTAAGAAGGCTTATCTGAACTTTTCTGCAGGTGTTGGAGAAATAAAATAG